A window of the Thermodesulforhabdus norvegica genome harbors these coding sequences:
- the ade gene encoding adenine deaminase yields MRLKGLAYDALMEFLSVARGDSPAELCFRNARIAHPLTGLVHETDFAVHKGIIVGWGNYEAHENIDLKGAFVCAGFIEGHIHIESSLLTPDRFAEAVIPWGTTTVVADPHEIANVLGEKGLDYFLRCAESVKLVDYYMMLPSCVPASPLETSGAVLNGVDLWRYKNHTRVLGLGELMNFPGVIAGTRDVWDKILLFGDTLIDGHAPLVLGKDLNAYVFSGVTSDHECTGPEEAIEKLAAGMWIMIREGSQSRDLDKLIGMVNENTWPRCMFVSDDRHPDDLVTRGHLTVQINRAMEKGIDPIRALAMASLTPALYFGFGDRGALVPGSIADFSVSPSLNPWMPQRVFKRGVEVFGDGRLTKEESAEIDLPGSPMEIEKIGPEDFKIPAKGRYIRVIGLKEGSILTDSLVEEAQIEDGEAVSDPERDIIKIAVWNRYIRGSRPSLGFCKGLGLKMGALASTIAHDSHNLIVAGVSDEAMAYAADAVRRAGGGIAVASDSGEVLVLELPVGGLMTPSSVEHVAKKLADLRERAGALGTSMENPFMALSFIALPVIPELKITDKGIVDVKNFNFVPLWVD; encoded by the coding sequence ATGAGGCTGAAAGGGCTCGCTTATGACGCTTTAATGGAATTCCTCAGTGTTGCCCGGGGCGATTCTCCGGCAGAGCTGTGCTTTCGTAATGCACGCATCGCACATCCTCTTACCGGACTCGTGCACGAAACCGACTTTGCCGTTCATAAAGGGATTATTGTCGGGTGGGGAAACTACGAAGCCCACGAGAATATCGATCTCAAGGGGGCTTTCGTTTGTGCGGGTTTTATCGAAGGCCATATACACATAGAAAGCTCACTGCTTACGCCCGATAGGTTTGCGGAAGCCGTGATTCCCTGGGGAACCACAACCGTTGTTGCTGATCCCCATGAAATAGCAAATGTTCTCGGAGAAAAAGGGCTTGATTACTTTCTCAGGTGCGCAGAATCCGTAAAACTGGTAGATTATTATATGATGCTTCCGAGCTGTGTTCCCGCATCGCCTCTTGAAACCTCCGGGGCAGTTTTAAACGGCGTTGACCTCTGGCGGTATAAAAACCATACCAGAGTGCTCGGGCTTGGAGAATTGATGAACTTCCCCGGCGTAATTGCCGGGACCCGAGATGTCTGGGATAAGATTCTTCTTTTCGGTGATACCCTTATTGACGGCCATGCTCCTCTCGTTCTGGGCAAAGATCTGAACGCCTATGTTTTCTCCGGAGTAACCTCGGATCATGAGTGTACCGGCCCAGAGGAAGCGATAGAAAAACTTGCCGCCGGTATGTGGATCATGATCCGTGAAGGAAGCCAATCCAGAGATCTTGATAAACTTATCGGCATGGTTAACGAGAACACCTGGCCGAGATGCATGTTTGTAAGCGACGACCGTCACCCTGACGATCTAGTGACAAGAGGTCATCTCACCGTTCAGATCAACAGGGCCATGGAAAAAGGCATTGATCCGATAAGGGCCCTGGCCATGGCATCACTGACTCCGGCTCTGTATTTCGGGTTCGGCGACCGAGGAGCCCTGGTTCCCGGATCTATTGCTGACTTTTCCGTAAGCCCTTCCCTGAACCCCTGGATGCCTCAAAGGGTTTTCAAAAGAGGCGTGGAGGTCTTTGGCGATGGCAGACTTACAAAAGAGGAATCTGCTGAAATCGATCTGCCCGGGAGCCCCATGGAAATCGAAAAAATAGGGCCGGAGGATTTTAAAATACCGGCAAAAGGAAGATACATCCGGGTGATTGGATTGAAGGAAGGAAGCATATTGACGGACTCTCTGGTTGAGGAGGCACAGATTGAAGACGGAGAAGCCGTGAGTGACCCCGAGAGGGACATCATAAAAATTGCAGTCTGGAACAGATACATTCGGGGTAGCAGGCCTTCTCTGGGCTTTTGTAAAGGACTTGGGCTTAAGATGGGCGCCCTGGCATCTACGATTGCCCATGATAGTCACAACCTTATTGTGGCCGGCGTCTCCGATGAAGCCATGGCATACGCGGCCGATGCGGTACGTCGTGCCGGAGGTGGTATTGCCGTGGCATCAGATTCCGGCGAGGTTTTGGTGCTTGAGTTGCCCGTAGGGGGGCTCATGACCCCCAGTTCTGTAGAGCACGTTGCGAAAAAACTCGCAGATCTTCGAGAACGGGCGGGAGCCCTGGGTACATCCATGGAAAATCCGTTCATGGCCCTGTCTTTTATAGCACTTCCGGTAATTCCGGAGCTTAAGATAACCGATAAGGGGATTGTTGATGTGAAGAATTTTAACTTTGTTCCCCTGTGGGTTGATTAG
- a CDS encoding glycine betaine ABC transporter substrate-binding protein, whose amino-acid sequence MKRFLGFVAVALAFLTVVFGPNSAKAEEPVVIAQQTWSASIALSNIMKYVLEEKLGIPAKILPLAQPATWAAMDKGDGSVDVKAEIWMPNEEAYWKKYVEERKTVEASLLFDNAPQGWVVPTWVAEKYNIKTYKDLIPHAKIFDINGDGKGDIWCGAGGWQSTQITRVQIRDLGLEKYFDPLVLEVWVFQAQLKEAMRKKKPILFYYWAPEWIWAVYDLTWVKLPDYDPAKWKFIPGKPEESYVACGWKPASVYVGYGVHLKKKNPKAYKFFKNFFIPMEEESKLIAELEDVPGNPAKPAEVVAREWVESHPEIVGKWLAGVK is encoded by the coding sequence ATGAAAAGGTTTCTTGGCTTTGTGGCAGTTGCGCTTGCGTTTTTGACAGTGGTTTTCGGTCCAAATAGTGCTAAAGCTGAAGAACCTGTTGTTATTGCTCAGCAAACCTGGTCTGCTTCGATTGCCCTGTCCAACATCATGAAGTACGTACTGGAAGAGAAGCTGGGAATACCGGCCAAGATACTTCCACTGGCTCAGCCGGCTACATGGGCTGCTATGGATAAGGGCGACGGATCTGTGGACGTGAAAGCCGAGATATGGATGCCCAATGAAGAGGCCTACTGGAAGAAGTATGTGGAAGAGAGAAAGACTGTTGAAGCAAGTCTTTTGTTTGACAATGCACCTCAGGGATGGGTTGTACCCACATGGGTTGCAGAAAAATACAACATCAAAACATACAAAGATCTGATACCCCATGCAAAGATATTTGACATAAATGGTGATGGCAAAGGTGATATTTGGTGTGGAGCCGGAGGATGGCAGTCAACTCAGATTACAAGGGTGCAAATAAGAGATCTGGGCCTGGAGAAGTACTTTGATCCACTGGTTCTGGAAGTATGGGTTTTCCAGGCGCAATTGAAGGAAGCAATGAGAAAGAAAAAGCCCATACTTTTTTATTACTGGGCCCCAGAATGGATATGGGCTGTTTACGACCTTACCTGGGTTAAATTGCCTGACTATGATCCGGCAAAATGGAAATTTATCCCCGGCAAACCCGAAGAAAGCTATGTTGCGTGCGGATGGAAGCCGGCCAGTGTTTACGTGGGCTATGGTGTCCATCTAAAGAAGAAAAATCCCAAAGCGTATAAGTTTTTTAAAAACTTTTTTATCCCGATGGAGGAGGAGAGCAAGCTGATCGCAGAACTTGAGGATGTGCCGGGAAATCCTGCAAAACCGGCAGAAGTCGTTGCCAGAGAGTGGGTAGAGTCTCATCCTGAAATCGTAGGAAAGTGGCTTGCCGGAGTGAAGTAA
- a CDS encoding quaternary amine ABC transporter ATP-binding protein translates to MERIRCSGVWKIFGQNGNRVIDNWDQYRDLSKTELLKKTGCVVGVRDVSFSVTSGEIFVIMGLSGSGKSTLLRCINRLHEPTRGRVYIDGEDITDVSQKTLLDIRRRKIAMVFQHFALLPHRRVIDNVAYGLEIQGVDKRTRYARAAEVLELVGLKGWERQYPHELSGGMQQRMGLARALAPDPEILLMDEAFSALDPLIRRQMQEEFVKLLKVVQKTIVFVTHDLHEALRIATRIAIMRAGAFEQIGTPAEIVLKPKTKYISDFVRDLPKAQFVTARDIMDPPSKWAVRDDQTGEQVINKMNAEGIWHAYVVDSHRRICGVVDYRSVIQGNGNSVLDYLSRDFPVQDQNTFLEKLIDVAARTSVPIAVIDENKRLVGVVSRERLLETLAS, encoded by the coding sequence ATGGAACGTATTAGATGTTCAGGTGTCTGGAAGATATTCGGTCAGAATGGGAACCGGGTTATTGACAATTGGGACCAATACAGAGATCTGTCCAAAACTGAGTTGCTCAAAAAGACCGGCTGTGTGGTAGGCGTCAGGGATGTGTCATTTTCGGTAACCTCTGGAGAAATATTCGTTATCATGGGACTTTCCGGTAGCGGAAAGTCAACCCTTTTGAGATGTATTAACAGGCTTCATGAGCCTACCAGAGGGCGCGTGTATATAGATGGTGAGGACATTACGGACGTTTCACAAAAAACGCTTCTCGACATAAGGCGACGCAAAATTGCAATGGTTTTTCAGCACTTTGCACTTCTTCCACATAGAAGGGTTATTGATAATGTGGCCTACGGTCTGGAGATTCAGGGAGTAGATAAACGGACGCGGTATGCCAGAGCCGCCGAAGTTCTTGAGTTAGTGGGTTTAAAGGGGTGGGAGAGGCAATATCCCCACGAACTGAGTGGAGGAATGCAGCAAAGAATGGGACTTGCCAGAGCACTTGCACCCGATCCTGAGATTCTCCTGATGGATGAGGCCTTTAGTGCCCTGGACCCGTTGATTAGAAGGCAGATGCAAGAAGAGTTCGTCAAACTCCTTAAGGTTGTTCAGAAAACCATTGTTTTTGTTACCCATGATCTTCACGAAGCGCTGAGGATTGCAACGAGAATTGCTATAATGAGAGCCGGTGCTTTTGAGCAGATCGGGACACCTGCAGAGATAGTGTTGAAACCGAAGACCAAATACATATCCGATTTTGTGCGAGATCTTCCCAAAGCACAATTCGTGACGGCTCGGGACATTATGGATCCCCCGTCTAAGTGGGCTGTAAGAGATGACCAGACAGGGGAACAGGTTATCAACAAAATGAATGCCGAGGGAATATGGCATGCCTACGTTGTCGATTCACACAGGCGGATATGTGGTGTAGTTGACTATAGGTCCGTTATACAGGGTAATGGTAACTCTGTACTGGATTATCTGTCACGGGATTTTCCCGTGCAGGATCAGAATACCTTTCTGGAGAAGCTTATAGACGTAGCGGCCAGGACTTCGGTTCCTATAGCCGTAATCGATGAAAATAAGCGCCTGGTAGGCGTCGTTTCGAGAGAGCGTCTTCTTGAAACCCTGGCATCATAA
- a CDS encoding ABC transporter permease, giving the protein MSTIALVTTSVFISVVLGLPLGILAARSDRFDAFIRPILDGMQTIPSFVYLIPAIMLFGIGNVPGVLATVVFSLPPMVRLTNLGIRQVDPEVVEAGRAFGSTSWQLLVKIQLPLALPAIMTGVNQTVMMALSMVVVAAMIGAGGLGYKILYSIQRVNLAVGVESGLGILFIAMILDRILQGITRRQQKAIFRQ; this is encoded by the coding sequence ATGAGCACGATTGCCCTTGTTACTACCTCGGTTTTTATATCCGTGGTTCTTGGGCTTCCTCTGGGCATATTGGCGGCCAGAAGTGATCGCTTCGATGCTTTTATAAGGCCCATCCTTGATGGTATGCAGACGATACCCAGCTTTGTGTATCTTATTCCCGCCATAATGTTGTTTGGCATTGGTAATGTGCCGGGCGTTCTTGCCACGGTGGTCTTTTCATTGCCGCCTATGGTGCGGCTAACGAATCTTGGAATCAGGCAGGTTGATCCGGAAGTCGTAGAGGCCGGCAGGGCTTTTGGATCAACTTCATGGCAGTTGCTTGTAAAAATACAGTTGCCCCTTGCTCTTCCCGCCATAATGACCGGTGTAAACCAGACGGTGATGATGGCCCTTTCCATGGTGGTGGTTGCCGCCATGATAGGAGCAGGTGGACTGGGGTATAAGATTCTGTACAGTATACAACGGGTGAATCTGGCGGTTGGCGTTGAATCGGGCCTTGGGATTTTGTTCATAGCCATGATATTGGATCGCATTCTGCAGGGTATCACAAGGCGTCAGCAGAAAGCTATTTTTAGACAATAA
- a CDS encoding S24/S26 family peptidase has protein sequence MTAGYISILLLWTTFLRSRSFRASMTTGLPCLSKNSSRLEIKNGKIYLVRLPDGAISVKRVVLLKENQRLLCQSDNPIYEPFEFNIDPAKGIKWYILGRIRWVGREID, from the coding sequence ATGACGGCAGGGTATATCAGCATCCTGTTGCTTTGGACTACGTTCCTACGGTCGAGGAGTTTCAGAGCATCTATGACTACTGGGCTACCATGTTTGAGCAAGAATTCCTCAAGGCTGGAAATAAAAAACGGAAAAATCTATCTGGTCAGGTTGCCAGATGGCGCCATATCCGTGAAACGAGTGGTCCTTCTCAAAGAAAACCAACGCCTCCTTTGCCAATCCGACAACCCAATTTACGAACCCTTCGAATTCAACATCGACCCAGCAAAAGGCATAAAGTGGTACATCCTCGGCCGCATCCGCTGGGTAGGACGAGAAATAGACTAA
- a CDS encoding phage virion morphogenesis protein, whose translation MITLEVDDREVKDLLAKLQARMHNLRPVMEEIGELIVSSVIENFEREGRYAEEGSWKGGSKRWKRLSPVTEELRRRRGHWPGKILTESGRLRSSIHYSAGSNEVTVGTNVVYAAIHQFGGKAGRGHKVEIPARPYLVVQDEDLEAIEEIIIDYLINLD comes from the coding sequence ATGATAACGCTAGAAGTCGATGACAGGGAAGTAAAGGACCTGCTGGCAAAATTGCAGGCCAGAATGCACAACCTCCGACCCGTCATGGAGGAAATCGGCGAGCTTATCGTCTCTTCCGTGATCGAAAACTTCGAGCGGGAGGGCCGATATGCCGAAGAAGGCTCGTGGAAAGGTGGATCGAAAAGATGGAAGCGCCTGAGCCCCGTGACAGAGGAACTCAGGCGCAGAAGAGGCCACTGGCCCGGAAAGATCCTCACAGAAAGCGGCAGGCTAAGAAGCTCCATTCATTACTCTGCAGGCTCGAACGAGGTAACCGTTGGCACCAACGTCGTCTACGCCGCCATCCACCAGTTCGGCGGTAAAGCCGGCAGGGGTCATAAAGTCGAAATCCCCGCCCGTCCCTACCTGGTCGTCCAGGATGAGGATCTGGAAGCAATCGAGGAAATCATAATCGACTACCTGATCAATCTTGATTGA
- a CDS encoding phage minor head protein, which produces MAILLDAFKLEPEEAVKFFRQKGFEITFSWQDLWQEAHAKAFTVAGVMKMDILMDIRDAVDRAISEGKTFQEFKKEIEPILQRKGWWGHDPVTDKWMGTLWRLRTIFATNILSAYQAGRYWQMAAVAARRPYWQYLAVLDRKTRPSHARLHGRIFPANDPFWDHFYPPNGWNCRCHVRSLSRRELERYDLEDRVESSEGRLTTKTVPLSKRRGSTTEVVEFDGISPDPGFSSNPGKTVWRPNLDEYEREIAERYVTESLEGPDFERFFFGKSRGNFPVAIFAEEYKKAIEAKSQVVLLSDESLAKNIKRHPELKIDDYRSLPQIIGDAHLVVQDGERTLVFYKRGNKIYYAVVKATKSRRTLFLTSFRLASHSDVESIRKKGRIILDRL; this is translated from the coding sequence ATGGCGATACTGCTTGATGCCTTCAAGCTGGAGCCGGAAGAAGCTGTCAAGTTCTTCCGCCAGAAGGGCTTTGAAATCACCTTCTCCTGGCAGGATCTCTGGCAGGAGGCTCACGCTAAGGCCTTCACTGTGGCCGGCGTAATGAAAATGGACATCCTCATGGATATCCGCGACGCCGTCGACAGGGCCATATCGGAAGGCAAGACCTTCCAGGAATTCAAAAAAGAAATCGAGCCCATCCTGCAGCGCAAGGGCTGGTGGGGCCATGACCCCGTAACCGACAAGTGGATGGGCACGCTCTGGAGACTCAGAACCATATTTGCCACGAACATCCTGTCCGCCTACCAGGCCGGCCGCTACTGGCAGATGGCGGCCGTGGCCGCCCGAAGACCCTACTGGCAATATCTCGCCGTCCTCGACCGCAAGACGCGGCCATCCCATGCGAGGCTTCACGGAAGGATATTCCCTGCCAATGACCCCTTCTGGGACCACTTCTATCCGCCGAACGGATGGAACTGCCGCTGCCACGTCCGGAGCCTCTCTCGAAGAGAACTCGAACGCTACGACCTGGAAGACCGCGTCGAATCTTCCGAAGGCAGGCTCACCACGAAGACCGTCCCTCTCAGCAAGCGCCGTGGATCAACGACGGAGGTCGTGGAATTCGACGGCATAAGCCCCGATCCGGGATTCAGCTCTAATCCCGGCAAGACGGTGTGGAGGCCTAATCTGGACGAATACGAACGAGAGATCGCAGAGCGCTATGTCACAGAATCCCTGGAGGGGCCAGACTTTGAGAGATTTTTCTTCGGCAAATCACGGGGCAATTTCCCCGTTGCCATATTTGCTGAAGAGTACAAAAAGGCAATCGAAGCGAAGAGCCAAGTTGTGCTTCTAAGTGACGAAAGCCTTGCAAAGAATATTAAACGCCATCCGGAACTTAAAATCGACGATTATCGCAGCCTGCCACAAATCATAGGCGATGCTCATCTTGTTGTGCAAGATGGAGAGCGCACTCTTGTCTTCTACAAGCGGGGGAATAAGATATATTACGCAGTTGTGAAGGCTACAAAGAGCCGCCGAACACTGTTTCTCACATCATTCAGGCTTGCTTCGCACAGCGACGTAGAGTCGATACGCAAGAAGGGACGGATAATTTTAGACAGATTATGA
- a CDS encoding DUF935 domain-containing protein, whose product MRTPTLYDFAGNPIKKSSLTKEQGAPEISGVRTYGELMPAGTPSPARLAAILKAASAGDIFAQAQLFDDMEERDVHIFSEMSTRRRAITGLKYEILPADDSKQALKIAEFVSAVLHSLQDRQNDIAECTSVPALVFALSDAIGKGLSCTEIIWDISGGQYVPASIVHRPLQFFQFHPKRPSELRLRDGSYEGEELISGKWMIHFHPSRSGSPYRAPLYRVLAWLFVFRNYTLRAWVQFIESFGIPIRIGRYPLGSSEADQKLLLQAVSNIAADAAVILPEGMDVDIINVARSAAGNPQMAFQEWSEKQISKAILGTYMTGETGGSYAKAQVLNEVRLDILESDASLIEATINNQLIRPIVQLNFGPDAPVPYLQFEIPRPDEREKDVKVLETLVKSGFTDIPLWWIRERFGIPAPEQGDVTLRDLLAGSLPQPGRQLQRKQTNRSDDKIQAQQAEIDALIKRLGEAEEIGEAMRTLLEPVMQLINDADSFDELGERIATAYPEMNGAEIERILQKAIFLSELWGRINGDTA is encoded by the coding sequence ATGCGAACACCAACGCTGTACGATTTCGCCGGGAACCCGATCAAGAAATCGTCGCTGACGAAAGAACAGGGCGCGCCGGAGATATCCGGCGTCAGGACCTACGGCGAGCTGATGCCGGCGGGAACGCCATCCCCGGCAAGACTCGCCGCGATACTCAAGGCGGCATCGGCAGGCGATATCTTCGCCCAGGCACAGCTCTTCGACGACATGGAAGAGCGGGACGTGCATATATTTTCTGAGATGTCAACCCGGAGGCGAGCCATCACCGGGCTGAAATACGAAATTCTCCCCGCTGACGACTCAAAACAGGCCCTGAAAATCGCAGAGTTCGTCAGCGCAGTGCTGCACTCTCTTCAGGACAGGCAGAACGACATCGCAGAATGCACATCCGTCCCGGCGCTGGTCTTTGCCCTGAGCGATGCTATAGGAAAGGGCCTGTCCTGCACCGAGATTATCTGGGACATATCTGGCGGCCAGTACGTTCCGGCCTCCATCGTCCACAGGCCGCTTCAGTTCTTTCAGTTCCACCCAAAGCGGCCGTCAGAGCTCAGACTCCGTGATGGATCATACGAAGGAGAAGAGCTCATTTCAGGCAAGTGGATGATTCATTTTCACCCATCTCGAAGCGGCTCGCCCTACCGGGCGCCGCTCTACCGGGTTCTCGCCTGGCTCTTCGTTTTTCGAAATTACACATTACGGGCCTGGGTGCAGTTCATCGAGAGCTTCGGCATACCCATCCGCATAGGCCGATACCCCCTGGGATCAAGCGAAGCCGACCAGAAGCTCCTGCTTCAGGCCGTGTCGAACATTGCGGCCGACGCCGCCGTGATCCTCCCGGAGGGCATGGATGTGGACATCATCAACGTTGCCAGGTCTGCAGCCGGGAACCCGCAAATGGCTTTTCAGGAATGGTCGGAAAAGCAGATCAGCAAGGCCATCCTGGGCACATATATGACCGGAGAAACAGGCGGAAGTTACGCAAAGGCCCAGGTGCTGAATGAGGTGAGGCTCGACATCCTTGAGTCTGACGCGTCCCTTATAGAGGCAACAATAAACAATCAGCTCATACGCCCGATCGTACAGCTCAACTTCGGTCCCGATGCCCCCGTGCCCTACCTTCAGTTCGAAATCCCCAGGCCGGATGAGCGGGAAAAGGACGTGAAAGTCCTTGAAACCCTTGTCAAGTCTGGATTCACGGACATCCCGCTCTGGTGGATACGTGAGCGCTTCGGCATACCTGCACCCGAGCAGGGCGATGTGACGCTCCGTGACCTCCTGGCCGGCTCGCTCCCGCAGCCGGGACGCCAGCTCCAGCGGAAACAGACAAACCGATCAGACGACAAAATACAGGCCCAGCAGGCCGAAATCGACGCACTGATTAAACGCCTCGGTGAGGCGGAAGAGATAGGCGAGGCCATGCGGACCCTGCTTGAGCCCGTCATGCAGCTCATTAACGATGCTGACTCCTTTGACGAGCTCGGCGAGCGGATCGCAACGGCTTACCCGGAAATGAACGGAGCAGAAATCGAGCGTATTCTTCAGAAGGCAATTTTCTTGAGCGAACTCTGGGGACGAATAAATGGCGATACTGCTTGA
- the terL gene encoding phage terminase large subunit → MRLQRRLLNEKFDLLKQKLKQLEALSDAEREERILRAKHDFAFFARTYFPHLLEAPPSAFHRFFFERAQNIKAGDRILIAAPRGNAKTTLARVFLVWCIVSERIHFAILISDTIDQAKNSLEAIKIELEENPRLSKDFPDATGPGHTWQAEEIVTKNRIKIKIYGSGKRIRGANYRGYRPELIILDDLENDENVRTKEQRDKLQNWFERSILFLGPPDGSAAYLYIGTILHYDSLMMRLKKRSDFEFHKFKALISLPKRMDLWERWERIWREDKEAARKFYETRREKMDSGAEVLWPEVQPLYDLMCYRAASPTTFSAEMQNEPLDEEQAVFKNFSFYVSQRTKNLVCYGAVDPALGKRRGDFTAIIVVGREPKTGKIYVLEADIGRYDPVKTIDRIIRLQRKYRCVGWGIEAVAFQELFKTILIEKSLEAGTPVPAVGIKNRTAKEIRIESLAPHIENGVILFDSRQTTLLDQLRFYPLADHDDGPDALEMAFRLAYTAAPMEFRATRHGPSWHTRRGF, encoded by the coding sequence GTGAGGCTACAGAGACGGCTCCTCAACGAGAAATTCGATCTGCTCAAGCAGAAGCTGAAACAGCTTGAGGCTCTCTCGGACGCGGAGCGTGAAGAACGGATACTCCGGGCAAAACATGATTTCGCCTTCTTCGCCAGGACTTACTTCCCCCACCTGCTTGAGGCTCCGCCAAGCGCATTTCATCGTTTTTTCTTTGAAAGGGCTCAGAACATCAAAGCAGGCGATCGGATCCTCATTGCCGCCCCTCGCGGGAATGCAAAAACGACACTTGCAAGAGTTTTTCTTGTCTGGTGTATCGTGTCGGAGAGAATTCACTTCGCCATTCTCATATCCGACACAATAGACCAGGCAAAGAACTCCCTTGAGGCCATAAAAATCGAGCTTGAAGAAAACCCCCGACTTTCAAAAGACTTTCCCGATGCCACCGGGCCTGGACATACCTGGCAGGCAGAGGAAATTGTCACTAAAAACAGGATCAAGATTAAAATCTACGGCTCGGGCAAGAGAATCAGGGGCGCAAATTATAGAGGCTATCGTCCTGAGCTGATCATTTTAGACGACCTGGAAAACGACGAAAACGTCCGCACAAAAGAACAGCGTGACAAGCTCCAGAACTGGTTCGAGCGGTCCATTTTGTTTCTCGGACCACCTGACGGCTCCGCCGCATATCTCTACATCGGCACGATCCTGCACTACGATTCCCTGATGATGCGTCTCAAAAAACGGTCCGACTTTGAGTTTCACAAGTTCAAGGCATTGATCAGTCTCCCGAAACGCATGGACCTGTGGGAGAGATGGGAGCGCATCTGGCGTGAGGACAAAGAGGCAGCACGCAAATTCTACGAAACACGACGTGAAAAAATGGATAGCGGCGCAGAGGTGCTCTGGCCCGAGGTGCAACCGCTTTACGACCTCATGTGCTACCGTGCCGCATCCCCGACTACATTTTCGGCCGAAATGCAAAACGAGCCGCTCGATGAAGAGCAGGCTGTGTTTAAGAATTTCTCATTTTACGTGTCACAACGCACCAAAAACCTCGTCTGCTACGGCGCCGTCGACCCGGCGCTCGGAAAGCGTCGCGGTGACTTCACGGCCATAATCGTCGTCGGGCGCGAGCCGAAGACCGGGAAGATCTACGTGCTCGAGGCCGACATCGGCCGCTACGATCCCGTGAAGACGATCGACAGGATCATCCGCTTGCAGCGGAAATACCGCTGTGTCGGGTGGGGCATCGAGGCCGTGGCCTTCCAGGAGCTCTTCAAGACGATTCTGATCGAAAAATCCCTCGAGGCCGGCACGCCCGTCCCGGCCGTGGGCATCAAGAACCGAACGGCCAAGGAGATCCGCATAGAATCCCTCGCGCCACACATCGAAAACGGCGTCATCCTCTTCGACTCACGGCAGACGACACTCCTCGACCAGCTCCGCTTCTACCCCCTTGCCGACCATGACGACGGCCCGGATGCCCTTGAGATGGCCTTCCGCCTCGCCTACACCGCAGCGCCAATGGAATTTAGAGCAACACGACACGGCCCATCGTGGCACACACGGAGAGGGTTTTAA
- a CDS encoding DUF1804 family protein, producing MGSKAQIARELYTKDGRSIADIAHTLNVSTRTVYRWKKLDLKRGIDWERLRIEHDLDEETYRKKQRAFLMAIFETLDRDRDLIHACDPEKRLEIIEKYTAIYHKLMNAARKAEPELAQVEVIRKTVDTIATLAAEKGRKDIVEFLIDELEEIKRRVAQ from the coding sequence ATGGGATCGAAAGCACAGATTGCCCGGGAACTCTACACGAAAGACGGGCGCTCAATAGCGGACATTGCCCACACGCTCAACGTGAGCACTCGGACCGTTTACCGATGGAAAAAGCTCGACCTTAAACGCGGCATCGACTGGGAGCGCCTCCGCATCGAGCACGACCTGGACGAAGAGACCTACCGCAAGAAACAACGGGCATTCCTGATGGCCATCTTCGAAACGCTGGACCGGGATCGTGACCTCATCCACGCATGCGACCCCGAAAAGCGCCTCGAAATCATCGAAAAATACACTGCCATCTATCACAAACTGATGAACGCTGCTAGAAAAGCAGAACCAGAACTCGCCCAGGTCGAAGTCATTCGAAAGACTGTCGACACCATAGCTACATTAGCAGCCGAAAAGGGACGGAAGGATATCGTCGAATTTCTCATCGACGAACTGGAGGAGATCAAGCGGAGGGTCGCACAGTGA